In the Tenrec ecaudatus isolate mTenEca1 chromosome 16, mTenEca1.hap1, whole genome shotgun sequence genome, one interval contains:
- the LOC142428724 gene encoding small ribosomal subunit protein uS8 → MVRMNVLADALKSINNAEKRGKRQVLIRPCSKVIVRFLTVMMKHGYIGEFEIIDDHRAGKIVVNLTGRLNKCGVISPRFDVQLKDLEKWQNNLLPSRQFGFIVLTTSAGIMDHEEARRKHTGGKILGFFF, encoded by the coding sequence ATGGTGCGCATGAACGTCCTGGCCGACGCTCTCAAGAGCATCAATAATGCCGAGAAGAGAGGCAAGCGCCAGGTTCTCATTAGGCCATGCTCCAAGGTCATTGTCCGGTTTCTTACTGTGATGATGAAGCACGGCTACATTGGTGAATTTGAAATCATTGATGACCACAGAGCTGGGAAAATTGTAGTGAACCTCACGGGCAGATTAAACAAGTGCGGAGTGATCAGCCCTAGATTTGATGTGCAGCTCAAAGATCTAGAAAAGTGGCAGAACAACCTGCTCCCTTCCCGGCAGTTTGGTTTCATCGTGCTGACGACCTCCGCCGGCATCATGGACCACGAGGAAGCCAGGCGGAAACACACAGGAGGGAAAATCCTGGGCTTCTTTTTCTAG